A single Bos mutus isolate GX-2022 chromosome 16, NWIPB_WYAK_1.1, whole genome shotgun sequence DNA region contains:
- the OPTC gene encoding opticin, whose amino-acid sequence MKLLALLSLLILMLQEARTASLSKEEREGDPYAILHLGDYVLSLDNYDEVIDPSNYDELTDYGDQLPQVKGTSLASLTRTRFTQSTEAARTLPSNPTTARPPALGLLAAPANHGLPTCLICVCLGSSVYCDDADLETIPPLPQTTAYLYARFNRISHIRAGDFKGLTKLKRIDLSGNSISSIDDKALRLLPALRDLILPENKLVALPALPTSIEVLDVRMNRLQSSGIQPEAFRALEKLQFLYLADNLLDAIPPSLPLSLRSLHLQNNMIETMQRDAFCDTEEHRHTRRPLEDIRLDGNPINLSLFPSAYFCLPRLPTGRFV is encoded by the exons ATGAAGCTCCTGGCCTTACTGAGCCTTCTGATCCTGATGCTGCAGGAAGCAAGGACAGCATCTCTCtcaaaggaggagagggaaggcgATCCTTATGCCATTCTGCATCTGGGGGACTATGTCCTGAGCCTGGACAACTATGATGAGGTCATCGATCCAAGCAACTATGATGAGCTCACAGACTACGGGGACCAGCTCCCCCAG GTTAAAGGGACCAGCCTGGCTTCTCTCACCAGGACACGTTTTACTCAGAGCACAGAAGCTGCAAGGACGCTCCCTTCAAACCCCACCACGGCCAGGCCTCCGGCACTAGGGCTGCTGGCTGCCCCGGCCAACCACG GCCTGCCGACCTGTCTGATCTGCGTGTGCCTCGGTTCCTCTGTGTACTGTGACGACGCGGACCTGGAGACCATCCCTCCTCTTCCCCAGACGACTGCCTACTTATACGCTCGGTTCAACCGCATCAGCCATATTCGGGCTGGAGACTTCAAAGGGctga CAAAACTGAAGAGGATTGACCTCTCTGGcaattccatctcctccatcgATGACAAGGCCCTTCGCCTGCTGCCTGCTCTGCGGGATCTGATCCTCCCTGAGAACAAGCTCGTGGCACTGCCCGCACTGCCCACCAGCATCGAGGTCCTGGACGTCCGCATGAATCGGCTCCAGAGCTCAGGGATACAGCCTGAAGCCTTCAGG gcacTGGAGAAGCTGCAGTTCCTCTACCTGGCGGATAACCTGCTGGACGCTATCCCCCCGTCCCTGCCCCTGAGCCTGCGCTCACTGCACCTGCAG AATAACATGATAGAGACCATGCAGAGGGACGCCTTCTGCGACACCGAGGAGCACAGACACACCAGGAGGCCGCTGGAAGACATCCGCCTGGACGGCAACCCCATCAACCTGAGCCTCTTCCCCAGCGCGTATTTCTGCCTGCCTCGGCTCCCCACGGGCCGCTTTGTCTAA